The following proteins are co-located in the Phyllostomus discolor isolate MPI-MPIP mPhyDis1 chromosome 1, mPhyDis1.pri.v3, whole genome shotgun sequence genome:
- the BAHD1 gene encoding bromo adjacent homology domain-containing 1 protein isoform X1, producing the protein MTHTRRKSLPMLSSGPIGRREPLQMEGSNMEQGAEGVEPGMPESPGHLTGRRKNYPLRKRPLVPEKPKACKVLLTRLENVAGPRSADEADELPPDLPKPPSPASSSEDTGLAQPRKRRLASLNAEALNNLLLERDDTGSLAGSRRSRGDPHHSRDRDRATGVWSSSKKRPKLGDFGGGSRDLSPEPAPDEGARRDGDPAPKRLASLNAAVFLKLSQERELPLRPPRAHPEADGRSTEPPSLKALRPKWAKVNGKNYPKARQGASSGEAANSPSWQECPEEPWLSATPRGPASQLPYQPLGKALESPLGLRPHLPLLMGGQAALKPEPGRPGEESPAPKQELHQPSFPTPQLSPLPMPGNPADYSGLCGRPELTALGSFYLYCSRDGLQCGGYSPCPMLPEGKLSPVAAPTEGLLLAPRSVPAGTPFQHRPWGSHYCSSEDAEVNGYSICEMLPPALTHIGTTCGGCSYKMPFAAEGCRSLGQLEFPLPEAGHPASPAHPLLGCPVPSVPPAAEPVPHLQTPTSEPQTVARACPQSAKPPSGSKSGLRTGSSCRHTVRSKAARRPSHPKQSRVQRPRPRRRRRRRTNGWVPVGAACEKAVYVLDEPEPAIRKSYQAVERHGETIRVRDTVLLKSGPRKTSTPYVAKISALWENPESGELMMSLLWYYRPEHLQGGRSPSMHEPLQNEVFASRHQDQNSVACIEEKCYVLTFAEYCRFCAMAKRRGEGLPSRKTALVPPSSDYSTPPHRTVPEDTDPELVFLCRHVYDFRHGRILKNPQ; encoded by the exons ATGACACACACTCGGAGGAAGTCCCTTCCCATGCTGAGTTCGGGCCCCATTGGCCGCCGGGAGCCCCTGCAGATGGAAGGCAGCAATATGGAGCAGGGAGCGGAGGGTGTGGAGCCAGGCATGCCTGAGAGCCCAGGGCATCTCACAGGACGCCGCAAGAACTACCCGCTGCGTAAGCGTCCCTTGGTTCCTGAGAAGCCCAAGGCCTGCAAAGTGCTGCTGACCCGCCTGGAGAATGTGGCTGGTCCACGGAGTGCAGATGAGGCTGATGAGCTGCCCCCTGACCTGCccaagccccccagcccagctTCATCCAGTGAGGACACTGGCCTCGCCCAGCCCCGCAAGCGGCGCCTGGCCTCCCTCAACGCCGAGGCCCTCAATAACCTGCTGCTGGAGCGGGACGACACCGGCAGCCTGGCAGGCAGCCGCCGCAGTCGAGGAGACCCTCACCACAGCCGGGACCGTGACAGGGCCACAGGGGTCTGGTCTTCTTCCAAGAAGCGGCCCAAGCTGGGGGACTTCGGAGGAGGAAGTCGGGacctgtccccagagccagcacctGATGAAGGTGCTCGCCGAGATGGTGACCCAGCTCCCAAGAGGCTGGCCAGCCTGAATGCAGCTGTCTTCCTAAAGCTGAGCCAGGAGCGGGAGCTACCCTTGCGACCACCTCGTGCACACCCGGAAGCAGATGGTCGCTCCACTGAGCCACCCTCACTGAAGGCCCTGAGGCCAAAGTGGGCCAAAGTCAATGGCAAGAACTATCCCAAGGCCCGGCAAGGGGCCAGTTCTGGGGAGGCTGCAAACTCACCCAGCTGGCAAGAGTGCCCTGAGGAGCCGTGGTTATCTGCCACCCCTCGAGGGCCAGCCAGCCAGCTACCTTACCAGCCCCTGGGCAAGGCTCTGGAGAGCCCCTTAGGGCTAcgtccccacctgcccctgctgaTGGGTGGGCAGGCAGCCCTGAAGCCAGAGCCTGGGCGCCCAGGAGAGGAGTCGCCTGCCCCCAAGCAGGAACTGCACCAGCCCTCTTTCCCTACACCCCAGCTATCCCCTCTGCCGATGCCGGGCAACCCTGCCGACTACAGTGGCCTGTGTGGCCGGCCTGAGCTCACTGCGCTAGGCAGCTTCTACCTGTATTGTAGCCGAGATGGGCTACAGTGTGGGGGCTACTCCCCTTGCCCTATGCTCCCCGAGGGCAAGCtgtccccagtggctgcacccacTGAGGGGCTCCTCTTGGCCCCGAGATCAGTGCCTGCAGGCACCCCTTTCCAGCACCGTCCCTGGGGCTCTCACTACTGCTCCAGCGAGGACGCTGAAGTGAATGGCTATAGCATCTGTGAAATGTTGCCCCCTGCTCTTACCCACATCGGCACTACCTGTGGCGGCTGTTCCTACAAAATGCCTTTTGCAGCAG aaGGCTGCAGGTCCCTGGGCCAGTTGGAATTTCCTCTTCCCGAAGCTGGCCACCCTGCctcacctgcccaccccctcctgggATGCCCTGTGCCCAGCGTGCCACCTGCAGCAGAGCCCGTCCCTCATCTCCAGACGCCCACCTCGGAGCCCCAGACAGTAGCCCGTGCTTGCCCTCAGAGCGCCAAGCCTCCTAGCGGCTCCAAGTCAGGCCTGCGCACGGGCTCCAGCTGTAGGCACACTGTGAGGAGCAAGGCTGCCCGCAGGCCCAGCCACCCCAAGCAATCACGTGTCCAGCGCCCACGTCCACGCCGCCGTCGCCGCCGCCGCACTAACGGCTGGGTGCCCGTTGGGGCTGCCTGTGAGAAGGCTGTCTATGTCTTG GATGAACCTGAGCCAGCCATTCGGAAAAGCTACCAGGCGGTCGAGCGCCATGGAGAGACCATTCGAGTCCGGGACACTGTCCTCCTCAAGTCAGGCCCACGAAAGACATCTACACCTTATGTGGCCAAAATCTCAGCCCTCTGGGAGAACCCCGAATCAG GAGAGCTGATGATGAGCCTCCTGTGGTATTACAGACCAGAGCACTTACAGGGAGGCCGCAGTCCCAGCATGCACGAG CCTTTGCAGAATGAAGTCTTTGCATCGAGACACCAGGACCAGAACAGTGTGGCCTGCATCGAGGAGAAGTGCTACGTGCTGACCTTCGCGGAGTACTGCAG ATTCTGTGCCATGGCCAAGCGCCGAGGCGAGGGCCTCCCCAGCCGGAAGACAGCACTGGTGCCCCCCTCCTCGGACTACTCCACCCCGCCACACCGCACGGTGCCAGAGGACACGGACCCCGAGCTGGTGTTTCTTTGCCGCCATGTCTATGACTTCCGCCATGGCCGCATCCTCAAAAACCCCCAGTAG
- the CHST14 gene encoding carbohydrate sulfotransferase 14, which produces MFPCPLTPLAAPNGAEPLGRALRRAPLGRARAGPGGPPLLLPSMLMFAVIVASSGLLLMIERGILAEMKPLPLHPPNRVGASWRRTVPQPGGLSLDAGDPDLQVRQDIRNRTLRAVCGQPGMPRDPWDLPVGQRRTLLRHILVSDRYHFLYCYVPKVACSNWKRVLKVLAGVLDSVDVRLKMDHRNDLVFLADLRPEEIRYRLQHYFKFLFVRDPLERLLSAYRNKFGEIREYQQRYGAEIVRRYRAGAGPSPAGDDVTFPEFLRYLVDEDPERMNEHWMPVYNLCQPCAVRYDFVGSYERLEADANQVLEWVRAPPHVRFPARQAWYRPASRESLHYHLCSAPRSLLQDVLPKYILDFSLFAYPLPNVTKEACHQ; this is translated from the coding sequence aTGTTCCCCTGCCCGCTGACCCCGCTGGCGGCCCCAAATGGCGCCGAGCCCCTGGGTAGGGCGCTGAGGCGGGCGCCACTGGGCAGGGCCCGGGCCGGCCCCGGGGGCCCGCCCCTGCTGCTGCCGTCCATGCTGATGTTCGCGGTGATCGTGGCCTCCAGCGGGCTGCTGCTCATGATCGAGAGGGGCATCCTGGCCGAGATGAAGCCCCTTCCCCTGCACCCTCCCAATCGTGTGGGCGCCTCATGGCGCAGGACGGTCCCCCAGCCTGGGGGGCTGTCCCTGGATGCTGGGGACCCGGACTTGCAGGTGAGGCAGGACATCCGGAACCGGACCTTGCGTGCAGTGTGCGGACAACCGGGCATGCCCCGGGACCCCTGGGACTTGCCGGTGGGACAGCGGCGCACCCTGCTGCGCCATATCCTCGTGAGTGATCGCTACCACTTCCTCTATTGCTACGTCCCCAAAGTGGCCTGCTCTAACTGGAAGCGGGTGCTGAAAGTGCTGGCGGGTGTCCTGGACAGCGTGGACGTCCGCCTCAAGATGGACCACCGCAATGACCTGGTGTTCCTGGCAGATCTGCGGCCTGAGGAGATTCGCTACCGCCTGCAGCACTACTTCAAGTTCCTGTTTGTGCGGGACCCCTTGGAACGCCTTCTCTCTGCTTACCGCAATAAGTTTGGCGAGATCCGAGAGTACCAGCAGCGCTATGGGGCTGAAATAGTGAGGCGGTACAGGGCAGGAGCcgggcccagccctgcaggggacGATGTCACCTTCCCCGAGTTCCTGAGGTACCTAGTGGATGAGGACCCTGAGCGCATGAATGAGCATTGGATGCCCGTGTACAACCTGTGCCAGCCTTGTGCTGTGCGCTATGACTTTGTAGGCTCCTATGAGAGGCTGGAGGCTGATGCCAACCAAGTACTGGAGTGGGTGCGGGCACCACCCCATGTCCGATTCCCAGCTCGCCAGGCCTGGTACCGACCTGCCAGCCGTGAAAGCCTGCACTACCATCTGTGCAGCGCCCCACGGTCCCTGCTGCAGGACGTGCTGCCTAAGTATATCCTAGACTTCTCCCTCTTCGCCTACCCACTGCCCAACGTCACCAAGGAGGCCTGTCACCAGTGA
- the BAHD1 gene encoding bromo adjacent homology domain-containing 1 protein isoform X2: MTHTRRKSLPMLSSGPIGRREPLQMEGSNMEQGAEGVEPGMPESPGHLTGRRKNYPLRKRPLVPEKPKACKVLLTRLENVAGPRSADEADELPPDLPKPPSPASSSEDTGLAQPRKRRLASLNAEALNNLLLERDDTGSLAGSRRSRGDPHHSRDRDRATGVWSSSKKRPKLGDFGGGSRDLSPEPAPDEGARRDGDPAPKRLASLNAAVFLKLSQERELPLRPPRAHPEADGRSTEPPSLKALRPKWAKVNGKNYPKARQGASSGEAANSPSWQECPEEPWLSATPRGPASQLPYQPLGKALESPLGLRPHLPLLMGGQAALKPEPGRPGEESPAPKQELHQPSFPTPQLSPLPMPGNPADYSGLCGRPELTALGSFYLYCSRDGLQCGGYSPCPMLPEGKLSPVAAPTEGLLLAPRSVPAGTPFQHRPWGSHYCSSEDAEVNGYSICEMLPPALTHIGTTCGGCSYKMPFAAEGCRSLGQLEFPLPEAGHPASPAHPLLGCPVPSVPPAAEPVPHLQTPTSEPQTVARACPQSAKPPSGSKSGLRTGSSCRHTVRSKAARRPSHPKQSRVQRPRPRRRRRRRTNGWVPVGAACEKAVYVLDEPEPAIRKSYQAVERHGETIRVRDTVLLKSGPRKTSTPYVAKISALWENPESGELMMSLLWYYRPEHLQGGRSPSMHENEVFASRHQDQNSVACIEEKCYVLTFAEYCRFCAMAKRRGEGLPSRKTALVPPSSDYSTPPHRTVPEDTDPELVFLCRHVYDFRHGRILKNPQ, from the exons ATGACACACACTCGGAGGAAGTCCCTTCCCATGCTGAGTTCGGGCCCCATTGGCCGCCGGGAGCCCCTGCAGATGGAAGGCAGCAATATGGAGCAGGGAGCGGAGGGTGTGGAGCCAGGCATGCCTGAGAGCCCAGGGCATCTCACAGGACGCCGCAAGAACTACCCGCTGCGTAAGCGTCCCTTGGTTCCTGAGAAGCCCAAGGCCTGCAAAGTGCTGCTGACCCGCCTGGAGAATGTGGCTGGTCCACGGAGTGCAGATGAGGCTGATGAGCTGCCCCCTGACCTGCccaagccccccagcccagctTCATCCAGTGAGGACACTGGCCTCGCCCAGCCCCGCAAGCGGCGCCTGGCCTCCCTCAACGCCGAGGCCCTCAATAACCTGCTGCTGGAGCGGGACGACACCGGCAGCCTGGCAGGCAGCCGCCGCAGTCGAGGAGACCCTCACCACAGCCGGGACCGTGACAGGGCCACAGGGGTCTGGTCTTCTTCCAAGAAGCGGCCCAAGCTGGGGGACTTCGGAGGAGGAAGTCGGGacctgtccccagagccagcacctGATGAAGGTGCTCGCCGAGATGGTGACCCAGCTCCCAAGAGGCTGGCCAGCCTGAATGCAGCTGTCTTCCTAAAGCTGAGCCAGGAGCGGGAGCTACCCTTGCGACCACCTCGTGCACACCCGGAAGCAGATGGTCGCTCCACTGAGCCACCCTCACTGAAGGCCCTGAGGCCAAAGTGGGCCAAAGTCAATGGCAAGAACTATCCCAAGGCCCGGCAAGGGGCCAGTTCTGGGGAGGCTGCAAACTCACCCAGCTGGCAAGAGTGCCCTGAGGAGCCGTGGTTATCTGCCACCCCTCGAGGGCCAGCCAGCCAGCTACCTTACCAGCCCCTGGGCAAGGCTCTGGAGAGCCCCTTAGGGCTAcgtccccacctgcccctgctgaTGGGTGGGCAGGCAGCCCTGAAGCCAGAGCCTGGGCGCCCAGGAGAGGAGTCGCCTGCCCCCAAGCAGGAACTGCACCAGCCCTCTTTCCCTACACCCCAGCTATCCCCTCTGCCGATGCCGGGCAACCCTGCCGACTACAGTGGCCTGTGTGGCCGGCCTGAGCTCACTGCGCTAGGCAGCTTCTACCTGTATTGTAGCCGAGATGGGCTACAGTGTGGGGGCTACTCCCCTTGCCCTATGCTCCCCGAGGGCAAGCtgtccccagtggctgcacccacTGAGGGGCTCCTCTTGGCCCCGAGATCAGTGCCTGCAGGCACCCCTTTCCAGCACCGTCCCTGGGGCTCTCACTACTGCTCCAGCGAGGACGCTGAAGTGAATGGCTATAGCATCTGTGAAATGTTGCCCCCTGCTCTTACCCACATCGGCACTACCTGTGGCGGCTGTTCCTACAAAATGCCTTTTGCAGCAG aaGGCTGCAGGTCCCTGGGCCAGTTGGAATTTCCTCTTCCCGAAGCTGGCCACCCTGCctcacctgcccaccccctcctgggATGCCCTGTGCCCAGCGTGCCACCTGCAGCAGAGCCCGTCCCTCATCTCCAGACGCCCACCTCGGAGCCCCAGACAGTAGCCCGTGCTTGCCCTCAGAGCGCCAAGCCTCCTAGCGGCTCCAAGTCAGGCCTGCGCACGGGCTCCAGCTGTAGGCACACTGTGAGGAGCAAGGCTGCCCGCAGGCCCAGCCACCCCAAGCAATCACGTGTCCAGCGCCCACGTCCACGCCGCCGTCGCCGCCGCCGCACTAACGGCTGGGTGCCCGTTGGGGCTGCCTGTGAGAAGGCTGTCTATGTCTTG GATGAACCTGAGCCAGCCATTCGGAAAAGCTACCAGGCGGTCGAGCGCCATGGAGAGACCATTCGAGTCCGGGACACTGTCCTCCTCAAGTCAGGCCCACGAAAGACATCTACACCTTATGTGGCCAAAATCTCAGCCCTCTGGGAGAACCCCGAATCAG GAGAGCTGATGATGAGCCTCCTGTGGTATTACAGACCAGAGCACTTACAGGGAGGCCGCAGTCCCAGCATGCACGAG AATGAAGTCTTTGCATCGAGACACCAGGACCAGAACAGTGTGGCCTGCATCGAGGAGAAGTGCTACGTGCTGACCTTCGCGGAGTACTGCAG ATTCTGTGCCATGGCCAAGCGCCGAGGCGAGGGCCTCCCCAGCCGGAAGACAGCACTGGTGCCCCCCTCCTCGGACTACTCCACCCCGCCACACCGCACGGTGCCAGAGGACACGGACCCCGAGCTGGTGTTTCTTTGCCGCCATGTCTATGACTTCCGCCATGGCCGCATCCTCAAAAACCCCCAGTAG